ATGCGAGAGCTTCGAGGAAAACAAAACCGGAAATTTCGCCGATCCGCTGCTAAGCAGCAATTTTGTTGCAGATTTCCCCGAGACCGGCGAAAGCTTGCCGTTTTTTCACTGTGTCGCTCAGGAAATGCGCCGGTAGATCCGCTGGTTGGACCGACGGTTTCAATCGCGGACGGCGCGCAGGCCTTCGACCATCGTTGTCGGCAATTCGGTCCCGTCGGCAAGCCGGATCACCGTGGAAGAGCCGTCGATACGGACCTCGTCGATTCGCGCATAGACGGATGCAAGACGGGTATCGATCGCGGTTCCGTTAGCCTGGCTTTCGATTTCGATCCGGTAGACGCCTTGAGGAACGGCGGTCCCGAACGCATCGGTTCCGTCCCATGTGGCGGACGAACTCAAATCGGGCAGGACTTCGCGGCGCACGATATCACCGGTCGCGTTCCGCACGACGTAAACCGCAGTGTCGGACCCTTCGACCGGATCGGGTTTGAACGTCACGGGTCGACCGTCGAACTGGACGGGCGCGCGGGCCAGCGTTTCCATGCCGATCCAGCCGCTGAATTCCGCCAGTGTTCCGCCACCCAGGGCGGCCGACAGCCCCCGCAGCAAGTCGTTGGTCAGAACCTGTTGTTCCACGGATGAAAACGTCGCCAGCTGGGTTGCGTAGTCGGTCGAATCCACGGGATTCAGTGGATCCTGGTTCTGGACCTGGGCGGTCAGCATGCGCAGAAAAGTTTGGAAATCCGAGCTCAACACGGCCTTGTCCTGGCTTTTCGCAGCGTCGGCAGGTGTCGGTTGACCCGAACCGATGCGGGTCGCCGCATTCGGGGCGTAGAGGGGTGGCAGGGTTGCGTTGCTTTGCATGTATTTCCTCACATCAGAATGTTCAGACCGTCCACTGCAGACGGCAATGGCCCCTTTCGGGCATGTGTTGCCGAGTCCGCGGGATCGGTTGCGATAGGGTCGGACTGTTCGCCGCGTCGCTCTTGCGGTTGGGGCCGTCCGTTGTGGGAAAACTCGAAGCTGGCCTCACCATATCCCGCGGCTGCCAGCGCGCGCGCCAGCTGGTCGATATGGCGGCGCAGAAGGTCGAGCGTTTCGGGCCGGTCAGCGGCGATGGCCATCTGCAGTCCGGTTTCGCCGGCCGTGATCTGCATCCGGACGTGCCCCAGTTCCTCGGGATCGAGACGCAATTCCACGACGCTGTCCCCGAGACGCACCATTTGTTCGATCACCTGGCGCACCGCAACCGGGACGGTTGCGGGTTTCGCAGGCGCCGCGGTCACGGCCGTCGGCGAAGTGGTGGCCTGGTTCGCGGCGGTGAACGTTGTGGTGGATTCGTCGGAAATACTGCCGGCGACAGCTTCTTCGTCCCCCATGCTGCTGGTTGCGAAGATCGCAGATCGCGCATTGGCCGGAAACGACGAGAAGTCGGCTTTCCCAAGGCGGGTCGTGTCCGGATACACAACGCCAGCAAAACCGCCGGCGGGATTGGCCGGGTTGTGTGACGGTATCTGCGCAACCGGGTCCGATAGGCGGTTGGACCATTGCGGCGGAAAGCGTTCGGGCGGGAAGGACGGCAAGTTCAAATCGCCCGTGCGGGAACCGGGCGGAACCTGTGCCATCCGGATTTCAGGCGCGGTCTTCTCGATCTGTGCGGTCGTGTCCGCTGTCGACCATTTGCTGTTCGACTCGGTCGCGGGGCGCATCATCGTTGCGGGCCGTATGTCTTTGGCGGAAATGTCGACATCCCGCCCGCGCATGAATTCATCTGTCTTGCCAGGTACCGAATGGGGCTGGAGCAGCACGCCCTCCTTCACCGGTGCGAAACCGGGTCGTGCCCGGGGCGGGTGTTCCGTGACGTTGGGCGTTGATCGGTCCAGCGTGCCACCCCCCGGCGTTGATTCCCCAACCCGCCCGGGCCCATCGGCGCCCGTGAATGCCGCGGATTGGACAATTGGCGAAGCTGCACGCGCGACAGGCGCCTGTTCGGTATGCCCGGAACTGTCCGCGTCGACGGCCGCCAGCGTTGCGGGATGTACCGTCATGAGGGTCTGAGCGGTTCTCGGCGTCGCTTCGGCCCGTGCACCGGCAGGCGGCGGTGATTGGTTCGGTGTTTTCCGAACAGGTTGCTGCCCTGTCAGCAGCGGCTGCGCCGGAGTTTCGGGTCTCGGACTGTCTAACGGGGCCTTCTGCAACGGGTCGAACCCGGCGGACGGGGTCGTGGCGGGCGCGGCCTGTTCCGTGCTTGAAACCGGCGTCGCTGTCGCCGACAGCACCGCATTACGCGGCCCGGTGACAGATTGCGTGGATACGCCGAAATGATCGCTCGAAAAGGGAACAACCCAAGGCGAAGATCCCCAGTCGTTCGGGTCCTGCGCCTTGGGGTGTTTCCTGACGGTATCCCGTGCTTCGCGGGAACCGGAAACATCGAACCGGTCCTCGCTTCCCGCAACAGGCAGGTTCGGCGAGAATTCGACGGCCTCGGCATTCCAGTCGAACCGCGCGCCCTCAGCCTGCGGGTCTGTGGCGGTGGCTGTATCGGAGGGAACCGCATGGGATACCTCCGGCGCGACCTTGGTGGCCAATGCACCAGTCTTGCGACTGCCCACGTTCGGGGCGTCGTTCCGATCCGCACGGGTGCTCGGGTTTTCAGACGTTTCCGGAATTTCGACCGCTTCGTTGTCCCGTTCGGACGGCGCCGGCATGTGACCAGTATCGCCGTCAACCGTCCGCTCAGTGTGATCGGACGGATGCGCACCCTCTGCCTTGCTCACCTCATCAGCCACAAACCGCGAGAAGTCGCGTTGACCTGCCGCAATCGTTGTGCCGCCAGACGGCGCGGGATTGATGAGCGCCGGGTCGGAGTGGCGCGACAGGCCACTGATGAACGTTTGCATGGCAACCTCAAGGCGTTGTTCCGGAGTGGAACATAAATCGAACATCCTTACCGGTTATTTACCGCATTACCGCCAGAACCGGAAAACCGAGTCGAATTGGAGACACCCGATGGAGATACCCGCTATCGCCCCGGATGCGCGAACCGCCAGGAACACGGCGCTGCAGAACGCGGCGCGGGAGCTTGAAACCACCTTTCTCGCCGAGATGCTCAAGGCCGCCAAGCTGGGTGAACCGCCCGAAGGTTGGGGTGGTGGTGCAGGGGAAGAGCATTTCGCGTCCTTCCTGCGTCAGGAACAGGCCAGGCAACTGGTCGCCGGTGGCGGCATCGGGCTTTCGGAGATCCTGTTCAATGCTTTGAAGGAGGTCGATAATGAGTGACGCGCAAGCCATACTTGCCAAGTTGCAGGCGCTGATCGAAGCCGAACGGGCCGCGCTGCTTTCCGGCGACCTGGATGCCCTCGCTACCTTGGTCGAAAACAAATCCGACTTGCTGATGCAGCTGTCGGACGAAACGTCGCTTTCGGTCGAAGACCTGCAACCGATCCGATCGACGTTGAAGCGAAATCAGGAATTGTTCGACCATGCTCTTGCAGGCGTCCGCAATGTCGTTGATCGGCTGGGGCAGGTACGCCGACTTCGGCAGGACTTGTCGACCTACGATCCGAATGGCCAGCGGCAGGCCTTTGGCAGCCAAGACCAAAAGCGCCTCGAAAAGCGGGCATGACCGGCATTTCGATCAAATCGTCGGAAATCGCTTTGTGGCGTTTAGGACTCCATTAGCACTGCTTGGCGATGTTCCCCCTGCATCCATGAGGGTGGCGCCGCGGGCCGAACGGCAGCGTGGCATTCGTCAGAAAGACGCCGAAACGGCCCAACCGGGCCTCTCGCAACCTGACGCAAAAGCGTCGTGCAACAATAAGGATAACGCCAGATGTCCAGCATTCTGACGAACAATGGCGCGATGGTCGCGCTGCAAACCCTGAAATCGATCAACTCGCGCCTTGCCGACACGCAAAGCGAAATCTCGACCGGCAAATCAGTCGCCAGCGCCCGTGACAACGCTGCCGTCTGGGCGATCTCCAAGGTGATGGAAGCCGACGTCAAAGGGTTCAAGGGCATTTCCGACAGCCTGAACCTCGGTGAATCCACCGTCGCCGTGGCACGCCAGGCAGCGGAAACCGTGACCGACCTGCTGACCGAAATGAAGGGCAAGATCGTCGCCGCCCAGGAAGAAAACGTCGATCGCGCGAAGATTCAGAACGACATCAACGCTCTTCGCGACCAGATCGGCTCGGTGACCGGGGCGGCCCAGTTCAATGGCCTGAACCTGATCTCGAACCTTTCGTCGACCGCCGGAACCGGATCGATCAACATCCTGTCGTCGCTCGACCGTTCGGGAACCGGCGTGAGCTCGAGCGATATCACGGTCGGCAAACAGGATCTGAGCACACAACAGGCCGCGCTGACGGGCACCTGGACGGCGACCGCGGGTGACAGCGGAACGCTGAACGGCACGCAAACCGATACCTTGACCATCGCAGCTCCGACCGCGGCCGGCGCTGTGTACGGTCTGTCGGTTTTCGGCACTGACGCCGACAACAGCACGTTCACGCAAGCCGACTATCGCAGCAGCGCCGCGCTGACCCCCGCAAACGCCGCGGAGTTGGGCCAGATCCTCTACGTCACAAAGGATGGCGACACCGCCGCAGATGTGGCGAAAGGCCTGGCACAAGCCTACGCGATCTATGCGGCCGAGAACAATCTCGACACCGACGTGCTCAACATCACGCAAAACGGTTCGGGTCTGAACATCTCCTCCACGGTGACCGATGCGACGGACAGCATCCAGGTTCAGGTCAACACGGGCGTTGCGGGTGCGGGTGCCTCGGCCACCATCGGTGGTGGCCTTGGTGCAGTTGCGGATATCGACGTGACCACCGATGCCGGTGCGGATTCGGCTCTCGTCGCCATCGAGTTCATGATCCAGAACTCGATCGATGCCGCGGCGGAATTCGGCTCGGTACAGGGCCGGATCGAAACGCAGACCAACTTCATCACCGGTATGACCGACGCCCTCAAGTCCGGCATCGGCACCTTGGTGGATGCGGATATGGAAGAAGCCTCGGCGCGCCTGCAGGCACTTCAGGTTCAGCAGCAGTTGGGCGTGCAGGCATTGTCGATCGCCAACCAGGCGCCGCAGTCGCTGCTGTCTCTCTTCCGGTAAACGGTTCCATTCGGGGGCCTTCGGGCCCCCGATCCCCCTCGTTGACCTGATCAACCGGAAGGCTCTCCAGTGAACGCTCAATTGTTGGCACAACAGGCCTATGCGCAGGCCACCACACCCGTCCGAACGCACCGCAGCGTGGAATACGATCTGCTCGCGCGCGCAACGCATCGTATCAAGGCGGCGGCACAAAAAGGTCCTGCTGCCTTTCCGCAGTTGGTCGAGGCCCTTTCGGACAATCGCAAACTGTGGACGGCACTCGCCGTCGACGTGGCAAACCAGGAAAACGGCCTGCCGCAAGATCTGCGCGCGCGAATCTTCTACCTCGCGGAGTTCGTCCAACATCATACGGGTCGTGTCCTGGCCCGAAAAGCGGGTGTACGACCGCTTCTCGAAATCAACGCCGCCGTCTTGCGGGGCCTGCGTGGCGGGAATGCAAAACAATGAGTGGATTGGTTCTGAAACTCGGCCCGCGCGAAAGGGTTCTTATCAACGGCGCGGTGATCGAAAACGGGGATCGGCGCAGCCGTCTGTCGATCGTCACCCCCAATGCCAATATCCTGCGACTGCGCGATGCTATCCACCCCGAAGACGCCCGCACACCAGTGCGTCGGATCTGCTACCAGGCCCAGTTGCTTTTGACCGGGGATGCCGAGATCGAGGACACCCGCCAACATCTGCTTCGCCGGATCGAAGAGATCAGTCACATCTTCAAGGATCCGGATAGCCGCCGTTTGCTTGCATCCGCGACCGATGCGTTGATCTCCAACCAGTTCTACCCGTGTCTCAAGGCACTTCGTGCATTGATCCCGCGCGAAGACCGCCTGCTTGCAGCCGTGCCGCAATGACGTTTCAGCCCGTCCTCGTCGGCAGCGGGCTGGTCGGTTGGCGATTTCTGCAAGCGACGCTGCAGAACCAGCGACAAGCTTTCGATAACGGCGCACTAGAGTTGCGCGATACGGCGTATTTCGAGAACAAGATCGCAACCATCGACAACGCGGAGAGCCTGGTGACGGATCGGCGCCTGTTGCGCGTGGCGCT
This sequence is a window from Thalassococcus arenae. Protein-coding genes within it:
- a CDS encoding rod-binding protein → MEHKSNILTGYLPHYRQNRKTESNWRHPMEIPAIAPDARTARNTALQNAARELETTFLAEMLKAAKLGEPPEGWGGGAGEEHFASFLRQEQARQLVAGGGIGLSEILFNALKEVDNE
- the flaF gene encoding flagellar biosynthesis regulator FlaF translates to MNAQLLAQQAYAQATTPVRTHRSVEYDLLARATHRIKAAAQKGPAAFPQLVEALSDNRKLWTALAVDVANQENGLPQDLRARIFYLAEFVQHHTGRVLARKAGVRPLLEINAAVLRGLRGGNAKQ
- a CDS encoding flagellar hook capping FlgD N-terminal domain-containing protein; amino-acid sequence: MQSNATLPPLYAPNAATRIGSGQPTPADAAKSQDKAVLSSDFQTFLRMLTAQVQNQDPLNPVDSTDYATQLATFSSVEQQVLTNDLLRGLSAALGGGTLAEFSGWIGMETLARAPVQFDGRPVTFKPDPVEGSDTAVYVVRNATGDIVRREVLPDLSSSATWDGTDAFGTAVPQGVYRIEIESQANGTAIDTRLASVYARIDEVRIDGSSTVIRLADGTELPTTMVEGLRAVRD
- a CDS encoding flagellar protein FlgN, producing the protein MSDAQAILAKLQALIEAERAALLSGDLDALATLVENKSDLLMQLSDETSLSVEDLQPIRSTLKRNQELFDHALAGVRNVVDRLGQVRRLRQDLSTYDPNGQRQAFGSQDQKRLEKRA
- the flbT gene encoding flagellar biosynthesis repressor FlbT codes for the protein MSGLVLKLGPRERVLINGAVIENGDRRSRLSIVTPNANILRLRDAIHPEDARTPVRRICYQAQLLLTGDAEIEDTRQHLLRRIEEISHIFKDPDSRRLLASATDALISNQFYPCLKALRALIPREDRLLAAVPQ
- a CDS encoding flagellin, with the protein product MSSILTNNGAMVALQTLKSINSRLADTQSEISTGKSVASARDNAAVWAISKVMEADVKGFKGISDSLNLGESTVAVARQAAETVTDLLTEMKGKIVAAQEENVDRAKIQNDINALRDQIGSVTGAAQFNGLNLISNLSSTAGTGSINILSSLDRSGTGVSSSDITVGKQDLSTQQAALTGTWTATAGDSGTLNGTQTDTLTIAAPTAAGAVYGLSVFGTDADNSTFTQADYRSSAALTPANAAELGQILYVTKDGDTAADVAKGLAQAYAIYAAENNLDTDVLNITQNGSGLNISSTVTDATDSIQVQVNTGVAGAGASATIGGGLGAVADIDVTTDAGADSALVAIEFMIQNSIDAAAEFGSVQGRIETQTNFITGMTDALKSGIGTLVDADMEEASARLQALQVQQQLGVQALSIANQAPQSLLSLFR
- a CDS encoding flagellar hook-length control protein FliK translates to MQTFISGLSRHSDPALINPAPSGGTTIAAGQRDFSRFVADEVSKAEGAHPSDHTERTVDGDTGHMPAPSERDNEAVEIPETSENPSTRADRNDAPNVGSRKTGALATKVAPEVSHAVPSDTATATDPQAEGARFDWNAEAVEFSPNLPVAGSEDRFDVSGSREARDTVRKHPKAQDPNDWGSSPWVVPFSSDHFGVSTQSVTGPRNAVLSATATPVSSTEQAAPATTPSAGFDPLQKAPLDSPRPETPAQPLLTGQQPVRKTPNQSPPPAGARAEATPRTAQTLMTVHPATLAAVDADSSGHTEQAPVARAASPIVQSAAFTGADGPGRVGESTPGGGTLDRSTPNVTEHPPRARPGFAPVKEGVLLQPHSVPGKTDEFMRGRDVDISAKDIRPATMMRPATESNSKWSTADTTAQIEKTAPEIRMAQVPPGSRTGDLNLPSFPPERFPPQWSNRLSDPVAQIPSHNPANPAGGFAGVVYPDTTRLGKADFSSFPANARSAIFATSSMGDEEAVAGSISDESTTTFTAANQATTSPTAVTAAPAKPATVPVAVRQVIEQMVRLGDSVVELRLDPEELGHVRMQITAGETGLQMAIAADRPETLDLLRRHIDQLARALAAAGYGEASFEFSHNGRPQPQERRGEQSDPIATDPADSATHARKGPLPSAVDGLNILM